The Pseudomonas sp. R4-35-07 nucleotide sequence GCTGCAGTCTGACAAGGGGAAGGTGGCCGTTAAAGCCGCAGCGGCGTCGAAAAAAAAGCAAGATGCTTTGACTGCTGCACGCCGGTCGACAAGCGCTTCCATAATCAATTTGAGGGAACGGGAGGCAGAGCGCCATGCCTCCGACCAGAGCAAGGCCCAGGTCGACATGGCTAAGCTTGATAGTAAGATTGCCGATGAGCATAAGAAGCTTGCTGCTGCTCAACACAAGTTTGACCAGGAAGTGGCCCGCGAACAGAAAAAGCACGATGAGGTAAAGAAAAAGCGCGAGGCCGATCTGAAAAAACAACAGACCGAACAGAAACGTGCGGAGCAGGCTCAGGAGCGTCGTATGCGTGAGATTGGGGCGGGGTTGGCTAGACATGAGGGTTTGCACGCAGAAACTGCTTCGCAGATTAAAATGCTAAAGGCATTACCAGAGCAGATCACTGTACTTTTTATGGCGTCAGATCCAGGAACCAATAAGCTTGCGCTTGATGAGGAAGCACGATCTATTGGGGAAAAGCTTCGGGCCTCAGAGCATCGGGATGCCGTAAATTTTCAGACGCGTTGGGCAGTCCGACCGATGGATATCCTTCAGGCTATCAACGAGCTTAAGCCCACGGTTGTGCATTTCAGCGGCCATGGAACGTCTGCTGATGCGCTGGTGCTTCAAGATGATTCCGGAAGGCCAAAACATGTGTCCAAAGAGGGGATTGTTAGTGCAATCGCATTCGGTTCTGAAAGCGTGAAACTCGTGTTCTTCAATACGTGTTTCTCCTTCAATCAAGCGCAGAGCTGTATTGAAAATGTGGACGCTGCAATCGGCATGAGGCGGGAGATTGGCGACGATGGTGCTCGTGTCTTCTCTTCGCAGTTTTACTCAGGTATCGGTTTCGGACACTCAATTCCTAAGGCGTTCGCGCAAGCCAGATCTGCGCTGATGATGGAGGACCTTTCCCAGGCCGATATTCCCGAACTCCATTTGAAGGAGGGGCTTTCTGAGGAAGAGTTGACGCTGGTGCGGCCCCGGAGGGTCTGAGAATAATGACCGCTAGTATGTCGTGAGCACGATGCTGAGATTGAGCTGACGTAGATGAATGAAAAGAGTTTGAGCAATAGAGCTGCTTAATTATCCTACACAACAAGCGACAAGCGCTGACCGGAGCAGCCACGTTATTCAATGACTCGCCATGAACATGAACCGCATGGCCCGTTGAGAGATTGGACGTCAGAAGCGGGTTTGTCGAATCAGTACCTTATGAACCTCATGAACGTTTCTGACATAGCACCTCGTTTAACAAGTGGGCGATGTCAGATGTTCATAAGACGCTCCCCAGCGCACTGCACTTGGCTCAATAGCTCAAAACGAATGCGATTGTTCATCGAGTTATGTTCATGGACGAGATTTTCCGCTCGTCTGGTCGATCCGAACTAGCGAATTCGAACCGTGAAGATTGAACTGGCGCGGCATCACTTTGTAGAAGGTGGCGTCAGTGACCTGATTGAAATTCGCGAAGGCGATGCACTCGACAGCCTTGCCAGCAACCTGCCGCGGACGGTCGATCTGTTGCTGCTCGATGGCGCCAAGGCGTTGTACGGCGACGTATTGAGTCTGGTTGAAAAACACCTGCGCCCCGGTGCACTGGTGATCGCCGACAACACTGACTATTGCCCGGAATACCTGGCTCACGTGCGCTCGCCGCAGAACGGTTATCTCAGCGTGCCGTTCGGCGATGACATCGAAGTATCGATGCGTCTGGGCTGAGTCATCACCTCGCCGGGCCTCGGGCGGCGACCCGGCGTCGCCTCAGCGCGAACGATCAGATCGCTGCCCTGGCGGGGCGGACAGCCTCAACCAGTTGAAGGTAGTTGCCCAGCATCGCCAGGCCTTGCTGGGTCATCACTGACTCGGGATGAAACTGCACGCCATAGATCGGCAATTCCCGGTGCCTCAGCGCCATGATCTCTCCCGGGTTGCCGTCGTCATCCAGCGCATGTGCCGTTGCGATCAACGGGTCGGGCAGGGTGCCTGCCACCAACGAGTGATACCGGGCGACTTGCAATCCGTCGGGCAGGCCGTTGAACAAGTCGCGACTGTCGTGACGGATACGCGACACTTTCCCATGCAGGACTTGGCGGGCCCTGCGCACCTCACCGCCAAAAGCGGCGGTTATACACTGATGACCCAGGCAGATGCCCAGGATCGGCAAGCGGCCCGCAAAGTGCTGGATGGCTGCAAGAGAAATGCCCGCTTCGGCCGGAGAGCAAGGCCCGGGCGAGATAATCAGCGATTGCGGGGCCAGGTCTTCGATTTCTGCCAGGGTGATTTCATCGTTACGACGCACTTCAATATCAGCCCCGAGCATTCCCAGGTATTGCACGACGTTCCGGATCAACTGACTTTTCTCCATGGTTTCCTGCCACTCGCGTTCGGCGACCGAGTCCTGCACCACGCCGGCACCAGCCTGAACATAGAGGCGAGCGTCGTGCAGCAGGGCGGTTCGGATCGCAATCGCCAGGTCGGCCCGGCCGTTCCAGTCCAGGTACCCGATGGCCCCGCCATAGACTCCGCGAGAATGCGGTCCAGTTCGGCAATGATCTCAAGCGCCCGCACTTTCGACGCCCCGCTCAGGGTGCCAGCCGGGAAAATGCTTTTGAGCAGCTCCAGGCCACTGACATGGTCAGGTATCTGGCCGGTCACCGTCGAAACGATGTGCATGACATGGGAAAACAGTTCCACATTCAGCAATTGGGTC carries:
- a CDS encoding aminodeoxychorismate/anthranilate synthase component II, with product MLGADIEVRRNDEITLAEIEDLAPQSLIISPGPCSPAEAGISLAAIQHFAGRLPILGICLGHQCITAAFGGEVRRARQVLHGKVSRIRHDSRDLFNGLPDGLQVARYHSLVAGTLPDPLIATAHALDDDGNPGEIMALRHRELPIYGVQFHPESVMTQQGLAMLGNYLQLVEAVRPARAAI